From the genome of Triticum aestivum cultivar Chinese Spring chromosome 3B, IWGSC CS RefSeq v2.1, whole genome shotgun sequence, one region includes:
- the LOC123064997 gene encoding F-box protein At1g10780 — protein MECGGDGGGMDALPDGVVQAILSRLSSARDVAACAGVSRCWRHCVPFLPALYFPRSAFDVARRGGVACADDAIGRMVQAAARLQELVIYCPFSAAQLPRWLAARSASLRVLELRVDSAAAAGSGSGHLDCVAVARNLEELRLWGLTMTREPAWGRLDRLRVLEIVGASLADLAVSGAVDACPNLTDLALLGCECSGSVFLAMPLLQRCRLDFVGSGTCSLALAAPLVESLEVQGFNYITLHGGDRLKRLTISKNTGRVNTVGIDRLPVLEQLSLRGVQWSWGAVSHVLQCGAEAKHLVMKVEFCGDFDTLQPFPEVDLVEFFNSHPKLCKFEVHGAMFASLCQKNSLKNLDSRFLISSLEEVLITVRSPLNAEQKLITIESLVRYSPRLRRMVLRISQMKNCHEAADEFFEEVSKFAHMSNGRVRIE, from the exons ATggagtgcggcggcgacggcggcgggatgGACGCGCTGCCGGACGGCGTGGTGCAGGCCATCCTCTCCCGGCTCAGCAGCGCCCGCGACGTGGCCGCCTGCGCGGGCGTCTCCCGCTGCTGGCGCCACTGCGTGCCCTTCCTCCCGGCGCTCTACTTCCCGCGGAGCGCCTTCGACGTCGCGAGGCGCGGCGGCGTCGCGTGCGCCGACGACGCCATCGGCCGCATGGTCCAGGCCGCGGCGCGCCTCCAGGAGCTCGTCATCTACTGCCCCTTCTCCGCCGCGCAGCTCCCGCGCTGGCTCGCCGCGCGGAGCGCCTCGCTGCGCGTGCTCGAGCTCCGGgtcgactccgccgccgccgccgggtccGGATCCGGTCACCTCGACTGCGTCGCCGTCGCCCGCAACCTCGAGGAGCTGCGGCTCTGGGGGCTCACCATGACGCGCGAGCCGGCCTGGGGCCGGCTCGACCGGCTCCGCGTGCTGGAGATCGTCGGCGCGTCCCTGGCGGACCTCGCCGTCAGCGGCGCCGTCGACGCCTGCCCCAATCTCACCGACCTCGCCCTGCTCGGCTGCGAGTGCTCCGGCTCCGTGTTCTTGGCGATGCCCCTGCTCCAGCGCTGCCGCCTCGACTTCGTCGGCTCCGGCACCTGCTCGCTCGCGCTCGCCGCGCCCCTTGTCGAGTCCCTCGAGGTCCAGGGTTTCAACTACATCACCCTGCACGGCGGCGACCGCCTCAAACGCCTCACCATTTCCAAGAACACTG GGAGGGTGAATACTGTCGGGATAGACAGGCTCCCGGTGTTGGAGCAGCTGTCTCTGCGTGGCGTCCAGTGGAGCTGGGGAGCCGTCAGCCATGTGCTGCAATGCGGCGCCGAGGCGAAGCATCTGGTGATGAAGGTGGAGTTCTGCGGTGATTTCGACACTCTCCAGCCGTTTCCCGAGGTCGACCTCGTTGAGTTCTTCAACAGCCACCCGAAGCTCTGCAAGTTTGAGGTCCACGGCGCCATGTTTGCGTCGCTCTGCCAAAAGAACAGCCTGAAAAAT TTGGACTCGAGGTTCCTGATATCTTCATTGGAGGAGGTCCTAATCACTGTGCGCTCACCCTTGAATGCTGAGCAGAAGCTGATCACCATTGAGTCCCTTGTCAGGTACAGTCCAAGGCTGCGGCGGATGGTCCTTAGGATCTCGCAGATGAAGAACTGCCACGAGGCTGCAGATGAATTCTTTGAAGAGGTTTCCAAGTTTGCGCATATGAGTAATGGCAGAGTGCGGATTGAATAG
- the LOC123068921 gene encoding clavaminate synthase-like protein At3g21360, translating into MAPVAGSSFFQEARLPEQRAVEGVAFPAVLVPTAGPPGPGEGSLDEFLAAVRSERASRVEPLLREAGAVLLRGFPARTAADFDAAVEAFGYEELPYVGGAAPRTNVVGRVFTANESPPDQKIPFHHEMAQVPTFPAKLFFFCEVEPKSGGETPIVLSHYVYKRMKENFPEFVEKLEKHGLIYTRVLGEGDDPSSPIGRGWQSTFLTKDKFVAEERAAKLGMKLEWTHDGVKTVMGPIPAVKWDESRGRKIWFNSMVAAYTGWKDARNDPVKAVTFGDGSPLPADVIEECGKILEEECVAVPWQQGDILLIDNWAVLHSRRSFEPPRRVLASLCK; encoded by the exons ATGGCGCCCGTGGCGGGCAGCAGCTTCTTTCAGGAAGCGCGGCTCCCGGAGCAGCGGGCCGTCGAGGGCGTCGCCTTCCCCGCGGTGCTCGTCCCGACCGCCGGGCCCCCGGGGCCGGGAGAGGGGAGCCTCGACGAGTTCCTGGCCGCCGTGCGGTCGGAGCGGGCGTCCCGGGTGGAGCCGCTGCTGCGGGAGGCAGGGGCGGTGCTGCTGCGGGGGTTCCccgcgcggacggcggcggacTTCGACGCCGCCGTGGAGGCGTTCGGGTACGAGGAGCTGCCGTACGTCGGCGGCGCGGCGCCCCGGACCAACGTGGTGGGGCGGGTGTTCACCGCCAACGAGTCGCCGCCCGACCAGAAGATCCCCTTCCACCATGAGATGGCGCAG GTTCCGACTTTTCCGGCAAAACTGTTCTTCTTCTGTGAGGTAGAACCAAAAAGTGGTGGAGAGACACCAATAGTGCTGAGCCACTATGTGTATAAGAGGATGAAGGAAAACTTCCCTGAATTTGTGGAGAAATTGGAGAAGCATGGCCTGATATACACAAGGGTATTGGGAGAGGGTGACGACCCATCTTCTCCAATCGGCCGTGGATGGCAATCTACATTTCTCACTAAAGATAAATTCGTTGCCGAGGAAAG GGCTGCGAAGCTTGGGATGAAGCTGGAATGGACCCACGACGGGGTTAAAACAGTGATGGGTCCAATACCAGCAGTCAAGTGGGACGAGAGCCGAGGGAGGAAGATATGGTTCAACAGCATGGTCGCCGCCTACACAGGGTGGAAGGACGCCCGCAATGATCCAGTTAAGGCCGTCACCTTCGGCGACGGCTCGCCCTTGCCCGCCGATGTCATAGAGGAATGTGGCAAGATCCTAGAAGAAGAATGCGTCGCGGTTCCATGGCAGCAAGGTGACATCCTTCTCATCGACAACTGGGCGGTGCTGCACTCACGGCGGTCCTTTGAGCCCCCACGGCGCGTACTTGCTTCTCTCTGTAAATAG